A portion of the Candidatus Dormiibacterota bacterium genome contains these proteins:
- a CDS encoding response regulator: MTGWLAGGLLVLAVLWFLLREVLRRGRVETSLRLSEARHRLLLQSIGEGICGIDVKGRGTFINRAAVELLGFAPEEFLGRRVHDLIHHHRGDGKPYPVEECPSAQAFHNGRPSRSEDEILWRKDGTSFQAEYSVHPVVDDTGVIGAVVCFRDVAERKKLQGDLLRAKEEAEAASRSKSEFVANMSHEVRTPLNGIVGMLELALDTDLSVEQARFLMTARSAADSLMEVINDILDFSKIEAGRLDIEPIDFRMRDCVAHTVRTLALAANRKGIELASQVAPDIPQLLVGDPGRIRQILMNLVSNAIKFTDKGEVVVRVRTESTEPGAVVVRLSVSDTGIGIPEEKQTQIFRAFTQADGSTTRRYGGTGLGLTIAAELARMMGGAIRVESRPGEGSVFHVTLRLGMPERPVVGTAERHPVDVRDLRVLIVDDNATNRQVLEEMTAAWDMRPLAVSSPATAIAALQQAAGAGAPFPLALIDAQMPDVDGFELARRIRKEAGVEGTLMVMMTSAGQRGDAARCRQVGISAYLPKPVTASELLETIIATLREKRHRPNSPVLVTRHSLREGRRRLRILLAEDNAFNEMVAVNLLERRGHSVKVVNNGQAALDALGKGTFDLVLMDVQMPEMDGLQATAAIREREAAAGGHVPIIAMTARAMKGDREMCLQAGMDAYVSKPLRAANLFEAIDSLGLGISLENVVVPPPEPADAMVLDHRAILDEAGGDVMVVRRLAALFKKESDRLLLELKRAVERKDREAIQFAAHALKSSVGHWGQGEAFQEARTLEEMARAGKIAGAQRGCASLTEHVVRLQKEVTALTRKGGPWSAARA; encoded by the coding sequence ATGACTGGCTGGCTGGCGGGCGGACTCCTGGTGCTCGCCGTCCTTTGGTTTCTGCTACGCGAAGTGCTCCGGCGGGGGCGCGTCGAGACCTCGCTGCGCCTTTCGGAAGCCCGGCATAGGCTCCTCCTGCAATCGATAGGCGAAGGGATCTGCGGCATCGACGTCAAGGGCCGCGGCACCTTCATCAACCGGGCGGCGGTCGAGCTGCTCGGCTTCGCCCCGGAGGAATTCCTGGGCCGGAGGGTCCACGATCTCATCCACCACCACCGCGGGGACGGCAAGCCGTACCCGGTGGAGGAGTGTCCCAGCGCGCAGGCGTTCCATAACGGACGCCCCAGCCGCAGCGAGGACGAGATCCTGTGGCGCAAGGACGGCACCTCGTTCCAGGCGGAGTACTCCGTGCATCCGGTCGTCGACGACACCGGGGTGATCGGCGCGGTGGTCTGCTTCAGGGACGTCGCGGAGCGCAAGAAGCTCCAAGGCGACCTTCTGCGCGCCAAGGAGGAGGCGGAAGCGGCGAGCCGCTCGAAGAGCGAGTTCGTCGCCAACATGAGCCACGAGGTCCGGACCCCCCTGAACGGCATCGTGGGCATGCTCGAGCTGGCCCTCGACACCGATCTGAGCGTCGAGCAGGCGCGCTTCCTGATGACGGCGCGATCGGCGGCCGACTCCCTCATGGAAGTGATCAACGACATCCTCGATTTCTCCAAGATCGAGGCCGGGCGCCTGGACATCGAGCCGATCGACTTCAGGATGCGCGACTGCGTGGCCCATACCGTGCGCACCCTCGCCCTGGCGGCGAACCGCAAGGGGATCGAGCTGGCCTCGCAGGTGGCGCCGGACATCCCGCAGCTGCTGGTGGGGGATCCCGGCCGGATCCGGCAGATCCTGATGAACCTGGTCAGCAACGCGATCAAGTTCACGGACAAGGGGGAGGTCGTCGTACGGGTCCGCACCGAGTCGACGGAGCCGGGGGCCGTCGTGGTACGGCTGTCGGTGTCCGACACCGGCATCGGGATACCCGAGGAGAAGCAGACGCAGATCTTCAGGGCGTTCACGCAGGCCGACGGCTCGACGACACGGCGCTACGGCGGCACGGGACTGGGGCTGACCATCGCCGCCGAGCTGGCCCGGATGATGGGAGGGGCGATCCGGGTCGAGAGCCGGCCGGGCGAGGGGAGCGTCTTCCACGTCACGCTGCGGCTGGGGATGCCGGAGAGGCCGGTGGTCGGAACGGCGGAGCGGCACCCGGTGGACGTGCGCGACCTGCGTGTCCTCATCGTGGACGACAACGCCACGAATCGGCAGGTTCTTGAGGAGATGACGGCGGCCTGGGACATGCGGCCCCTGGCCGTGTCCTCGCCCGCGACCGCGATCGCGGCGCTGCAGCAGGCGGCGGGAGCGGGGGCGCCGTTCCCCCTGGCCCTGATCGACGCGCAGATGCCGGACGTGGACGGGTTCGAGCTGGCCCGGCGCATCCGGAAGGAGGCGGGGGTCGAGGGGACTCTCATGGTGATGATGACTTCGGCGGGGCAGCGCGGCGACGCCGCGCGCTGCCGCCAGGTCGGAATCTCCGCCTACCTGCCGAAACCGGTGACGGCGTCCGAGCTGCTCGAGACGATCATCGCGACCCTGCGCGAGAAGCGGCACCGGCCCAATTCTCCGGTGCTCGTCACCCGGCATTCATTGCGCGAGGGGCGCAGGAGGCTGCGCATCCTCCTGGCCGAGGACAATGCCTTCAACGAGATGGTGGCGGTCAACCTCCTGGAGAGACGCGGCCATTCGGTGAAGGTGGTCAACAACGGGCAGGCGGCCCTGGACGCGCTCGGGAAGGGGACCTTCGACCTGGTGCTGATGGACGTGCAGATGCCGGAGATGGACGGCCTTCAGGCCACGGCCGCCATCCGCGAGCGCGAGGCGGCGGCGGGTGGGCACGTGCCGATCATCGCGATGACCGCCCGCGCCATGAAGGGGGACCGGGAGATGTGCCTGCAGGCCGGGATGGACGCGTACGTCTCGAAGCCGCTGCGCGCCGCCAACCTCTTCGAGGCGATCGATTCGCTGGGTCTCGGGATCTCGCTGGAGAACGTCGTCGTACCCCCGCCGGAACCCGCGGACGCCATGGTGCTCGATCACCGGGCCATCCTGGACGAGGCCGGCGGAGACGTCATGGTGGTGCGGCGGCTGGCGGCCCTGTTCAAGAAGGAGTCCGACCGGCTCCTGCTCGAGCTGAAGCGCGCGGTCGAGCGCAAGGATCGCGAGGCGATCCAGTTCGCGGCCCACGCCCTGAAGAGCTCGGTCGGCCACTGGGGGCAGGGGGAGGCGTTCCAGGAGGCGCGCACTCTGGAGGAGATGGCGCGCGCCGGCAAGATCGCCGGCGCGCAGCGGGGATGCGCCAGCCTGACGGAACACGTCGTCAGGCTGCAGAAGGAAGTGACGGCCCTGACCAGGAAGGGTGGTCCCTGGTCCGCGGCCCGGGCCTAG
- a CDS encoding urate hydroxylase PuuD, producing MDPNIRACLEMIFRWIHVVAGIAWIGHLYFFNFVNSQVVKTYDADSKKKVVPELMPRALYWFRWGAAYTWVSGFLLAGMVYYDSENLLPPDSTLGKGAGVGLSLLLIVAVFFVYDALWKAMAKNEQAGVIVSFILVAVLILGMWQMFAPRAVFIHVGMLFGTIMAMNVWMRIWPAQKKIIAATKAGTPPDAAIAGMAGLRSKHNTYMSVPLVLSMISNHYATVYGSDHGWITLIVLVAIGWGLTKLLYMKAAGPAPARF from the coding sequence TTGGATCCGAACATCCGGGCCTGTCTTGAAATGATCTTCCGCTGGATCCACGTCGTGGCCGGTATCGCGTGGATCGGACACCTGTACTTCTTCAATTTCGTGAACAGCCAGGTCGTCAAGACCTACGACGCGGATTCGAAGAAGAAGGTCGTACCCGAGCTGATGCCGCGCGCCCTCTACTGGTTCCGCTGGGGCGCGGCCTACACCTGGGTCAGCGGATTTCTTCTCGCGGGCATGGTGTACTACGACAGCGAGAACCTCCTGCCGCCCGACTCGACGCTGGGCAAGGGCGCCGGGGTGGGCCTGTCGCTGCTTCTCATCGTCGCCGTCTTCTTCGTCTACGACGCGCTGTGGAAGGCGATGGCCAAGAACGAGCAGGCGGGCGTCATCGTGTCGTTCATCCTGGTGGCGGTCCTGATCCTGGGGATGTGGCAGATGTTCGCGCCGCGGGCGGTCTTCATCCACGTGGGGATGCTGTTCGGCACGATCATGGCGATGAACGTCTGGATGCGGATCTGGCCCGCCCAGAAGAAGATCATCGCGGCGACCAAGGCCGGCACGCCGCCCGACGCGGCGATCGCCGGAATGGCCGGCCTGCGGTCGAAGCACAACACCTACATGTCGGTCCCGCTCGTCCTCAGCATGATCAGCAACCACTACGCGACGGTGTACGGAAGCGATCACGGCTGGATCACGCTGATCGTCCTGGTGGCGATCGGCTGGGGGCTGACGAAGCTGCTCTACATGAAGGCCGCGGGTCCCGCGCCGGCCCGCTTCTAG